Proteins from a genomic interval of Pseudodesulfovibrio nedwellii:
- a CDS encoding IclR family transcriptional regulator, which produces MPQADKYYMMRSLEKALFVIETMATRKNWKLKSLNEACCIPKGTLQRILRTLEDLGYVRQVQRGGAYTLTLKFHKLGNQVFSQSNIASLVQPVLHHLRDEVNETVNLSILSGVDMVVVHQTTSRHALRMDSIVGTSFPAYASASGKVFLAFLPEDDLRVFIKELRRSDTAMNIDKINSLYTRLESVREKGIGLDFEELFRGIRCVAAPIFDDLGKVVATISCSVPTVRLDRSLSYKLLQEIPMAASEASKLFQAPDHSFNLEVSAIAELLAASSVA; this is translated from the coding sequence ATGCCACAGGCCGATAAATATTATATGATGCGTTCTTTGGAAAAAGCTCTTTTTGTCATAGAAACCATGGCGACTAGAAAGAATTGGAAGCTTAAGAGTCTTAATGAGGCTTGCTGTATCCCCAAAGGGACGTTGCAGCGCATTTTGCGAACTTTGGAAGATCTGGGATATGTTCGGCAAGTCCAACGTGGCGGGGCGTACACGTTGACGCTAAAATTCCATAAATTGGGCAATCAGGTTTTTTCACAAAGTAATATAGCGTCTCTGGTGCAGCCCGTCCTTCATCATTTGCGTGATGAAGTGAACGAAACCGTTAATTTGAGTATTTTGTCTGGTGTAGACATGGTGGTTGTCCACCAAACAACATCCCGGCATGCCTTGCGAATGGATTCAATTGTAGGAACATCTTTCCCTGCCTATGCGTCCGCATCAGGAAAGGTCTTTTTGGCCTTTTTGCCCGAGGATGATCTGCGTGTATTTATCAAGGAATTAAGACGCAGTGATACCGCGATGAATATCGATAAAATAAACTCGCTCTATACAAGACTTGAATCTGTCCGCGAAAAAGGCATTGGTTTGGATTTTGAAGAGTTGTTTAGGGGAATACGCTGTGTGGCCGCCCCCATTTTTGATGATTTAGGGAAAGTTGTCGCAACAATAAGTTGCTCTGTTCCCACAGTGCGTCTGGACCGATCCTTATCGTACAAGCTTCTTCAGGAAATACCAATGGCCGCATCAGAAGCTTCCAAACTTTTTCAAGCGCCTGACCACTCTTTTAATCTAGAGGTCTCTGCGATTGCTGAACTTCTTGCAGCATCATCAGTTGCATAA
- a CDS encoding transposase yields the protein MSKRRRFSAEFKARVALDALSGEHTISELASKHGVHPNQISTWKKQAKEEIVESFSGKTKNIPQNNEAQIKDLHAKIGQLTVEKDFLQQAFAQI from the coding sequence ATGTCCAAGAGAAGACGTTTTTCAGCAGAGTTCAAAGCCCGTGTCGCACTTGATGCATTATCCGGTGAGCACACGATTTCAGAACTGGCCAGCAAACATGGTGTTCATCCCAACCAGATTTCCACGTGGAAGAAACAAGCTAAGGAAGAGATCGTCGAATCCTTTTCCGGCAAGACCAAGAATATCCCACAAAACAACGAAGCGCAGATCAAGGATCTTCATGCAAAGATCGGCCAGTTGACTGTGGAGAAGGATTTTTTGCAACAAGCCTTCGCCCAAATATGA
- a CDS encoding IclR family transcriptional regulator, producing the protein MAKDAYYTIGSVVKVFSVIEQMTKQHKWELAELSRSVGLPKTTVHRFLLTLQDLGYVSQGEEESAYALTFKLFQMGSMVTEHMSIQEAARPYCKRLLEVVGETINLCVPSGIEMVVVDRQVTTQVLRQDSIVGRSFPLYQSASGKAYLAFMDSAKSGALLEAIRRESEGKIRPPEMADFIKEIEEVRKNVVSYDNEEIYHGVCCAAVPVFDYNDELVATIGVSVPSVRFSSGVRETVSLELYKAAEQLSIRLGASSYPPIG; encoded by the coding sequence ATGGCGAAAGACGCGTATTATACGATTGGATCTGTGGTGAAGGTGTTTTCTGTCATAGAACAGATGACGAAACAGCATAAGTGGGAACTGGCAGAACTGAGTAGATCTGTTGGTCTTCCCAAAACAACGGTTCATCGCTTTTTGTTGACTTTGCAGGATCTTGGATATGTTTCGCAAGGAGAAGAGGAGAGTGCCTATGCCTTGACCTTCAAGCTTTTTCAAATGGGAAGCATGGTCACTGAGCATATGAGTATTCAGGAAGCAGCTCGGCCATATTGCAAACGGCTGCTTGAGGTGGTCGGTGAAACAATTAACCTTTGTGTCCCCTCCGGCATTGAAATGGTTGTTGTCGATAGGCAAGTGACAACGCAGGTGCTGCGCCAGGATTCAATTGTTGGTCGTTCATTTCCATTGTATCAATCGGCTTCTGGAAAAGCATATCTTGCCTTCATGGATTCCGCGAAGTCAGGGGCTTTGTTGGAGGCTATCCGGAGAGAATCAGAAGGAAAGATCAGACCACCTGAAATGGCTGATTTTATCAAGGAAATTGAAGAAGTGCGAAAAAATGTCGTCTCGTATGACAATGAAGAAATATACCATGGCGTTTGTTGTGCCGCAGTCCCAGTGTTTGATTACAACGATGAATTGGTCGCAACCATCGGTGTTTCCGTGCCCAGCGTACGGTTCTCTTCTGGTGTTCGTGAGACGGTCAGTCTTGAGCTTTATAAAGCCGCAGAACAATTGTCGATTCGGCTGGGTGCGAGCAGTTATCCTCCTATTGGGTGA
- a CDS encoding MarR family winged helix-turn-helix transcriptional regulator yields MDSQTKTQMNIYNQLRRIIENHTHMDEQPFMLNESMSLSPREVRTIDFLGQNKNKNVTNVATHFNFTKSAASQLINRLVKRKLVSKKISKHSDKEFHLSLSPEGKKAHQLIQIMTNQRLEMFLEMTERFSAQQIATTSEVLEQIETMVNERLKRFK; encoded by the coding sequence ATGGATAGTCAGACAAAAACACAAATGAACATATATAATCAATTGCGCCGAATCATCGAAAACCATACGCACATGGATGAACAACCGTTTATGCTGAATGAATCCATGTCACTCTCTCCGCGAGAGGTACGAACTATCGATTTTTTGGGTCAAAACAAAAATAAAAATGTGACCAACGTGGCTACACATTTCAACTTCACCAAAAGTGCTGCCTCACAATTGATAAATAGACTGGTTAAACGCAAACTCGTCAGCAAAAAGATTTCGAAACACAGCGACAAAGAATTTCACCTTTCCTTGTCACCGGAAGGCAAGAAGGCCCATCAACTCATCCAAATTATGACAAACCAACGTCTGGAAATGTTTCTGGAAATGACGGAACGCTTCTCCGCACAACAGATCGCCACGACCTCCGAGGTGCTTGAACAAATTGAGACTATGGTGAACGAACGACTCAAACGATTCAAATAA
- a CDS encoding ATP-binding protein: MRRSVYLSLILMAFVLFFSAGNAWCRETCKVGIRAISPPFSFLAMQDGEQGVRGYSIDEWVLLGELLDADIEFVLVDSLVDYPRMYADGQLDLMAHGSRPSSRSSFVFIPLGYSLRNHLFVNTKSPVVNNSNKLAGKRVVAITGAPYSPEVEFGDDVIRVTSPLEALSMLDQGVVEIFVAPSERVADYLIDQNGFSNIEKKGKVLGEVPLGLSVSRHDRQFAADLMSAVRHLRETGHLAQLRDKWFGEHSRRDGLTYYAKHIAIAVAIVGLIFIGIVLWNVSLKRRVDKAASDLRRTEQRYRDLIESSPDVIFLVNEAGDILHANERAQSFLLFPDQDDIVNLGQIMVPDDVDEIAAFLTKVFNDGCDKHEFSMQSVSGNPMEVEIAGRVIQGPLHTELLACLFARNVMERNRMEEELIQSERLGIIGKMAASIAHEVNNPLGIIQANAEELLCEANVDKDVKEGLSAIQRNAIRAGEITKGLLEAASPKPISLKKINVGDMIYESLSLLGPKAKKSRIEVRVEDGPLFIRGDNRVLQQVIVNLLFNSLASMDGVGFIEILVWRQGEHDLQTVRLEVKDEGKGIPRKNLPRIFEPFFTSRKGGFGLGLFITRRMVERHDGLIFAESEAGDGTRMILEFPAYRHKDKTDAS; the protein is encoded by the coding sequence ATGCGACGCTCCGTTTACCTCAGCCTGATTCTTATGGCGTTTGTTCTTTTCTTTTCCGCTGGCAATGCGTGGTGTCGTGAGACTTGCAAAGTTGGTATTCGGGCTATATCTCCACCATTTTCGTTTCTTGCCATGCAGGATGGCGAACAAGGGGTTCGTGGTTATTCCATCGATGAATGGGTTTTGCTTGGTGAACTGCTTGATGCGGATATCGAATTTGTCCTTGTAGATAGTCTGGTTGACTACCCTCGCATGTATGCAGACGGGCAACTTGACCTCATGGCACACGGATCACGTCCATCTTCCCGTTCTTCATTTGTTTTTATTCCGCTGGGATACAGTCTGCGTAATCATCTTTTCGTCAACACGAAGAGTCCAGTGGTTAATAATTCAAATAAACTCGCTGGCAAGCGTGTGGTGGCTATTACCGGGGCTCCCTATAGCCCGGAAGTCGAGTTCGGCGATGATGTGATCAGAGTGACCTCTCCGCTTGAAGCCTTGAGTATGCTTGATCAGGGTGTTGTTGAAATTTTTGTGGCGCCGTCCGAGAGGGTGGCGGATTACCTGATCGATCAGAATGGTTTTTCGAATATCGAGAAAAAAGGGAAGGTCTTGGGTGAAGTGCCTCTTGGACTGTCTGTTTCTCGGCACGACAGGCAGTTTGCCGCTGACCTGATGTCTGCCGTGCGGCACTTGCGGGAAACCGGACATTTGGCTCAATTGCGAGATAAATGGTTTGGTGAGCATTCGCGAAGGGACGGCCTCACTTACTATGCCAAACATATTGCCATTGCTGTGGCGATAGTCGGCTTGATTTTTATCGGTATTGTTTTGTGGAATGTTTCGCTCAAACGTCGAGTGGACAAAGCTGCCAGCGATTTACGTCGGACAGAACAACGGTATCGTGATTTGATCGAGTCTTCCCCGGATGTGATTTTTTTGGTCAACGAGGCTGGCGATATCTTGCACGCCAACGAGCGCGCTCAATCATTTCTTTTGTTTCCGGATCAGGATGATATTGTGAATCTTGGGCAGATCATGGTCCCTGATGATGTTGATGAAATCGCGGCGTTTTTGACCAAAGTTTTTAATGACGGGTGCGACAAGCATGAATTCAGCATGCAGAGTGTGTCAGGCAACCCGATGGAAGTGGAGATTGCCGGTCGCGTTATACAGGGGCCGTTGCATACAGAGCTCCTTGCCTGTCTCTTTGCGCGAAATGTGATGGAACGTAATCGTATGGAAGAGGAACTCATTCAATCTGAGCGACTTGGAATTATCGGGAAGATGGCGGCAAGTATAGCCCATGAAGTCAACAACCCGTTGGGCATTATTCAGGCCAACGCCGAAGAGCTTTTGTGTGAAGCTAATGTTGACAAGGATGTGAAGGAAGGATTGTCTGCCATTCAGCGGAATGCCATCCGTGCGGGTGAGATAACCAAAGGCCTGCTTGAAGCGGCTTCCCCTAAACCCATTTCTTTGAAAAAAATCAATGTAGGCGACATGATTTATGAGTCGCTTTCCCTGCTTGGTCCCAAGGCGAAAAAGAGCAGAATTGAAGTGCGTGTGGAGGACGGCCCTCTCTTTATTCGAGGCGATAATCGTGTCTTGCAACAGGTTATAGTGAATCTGCTGTTTAATTCCTTGGCGAGTATGGACGGGGTTGGGTTTATTGAGATTTTGGTTTGGCGGCAGGGAGAACATGATCTTCAGACTGTGCGACTGGAGGTCAAAGATGAGGGGAAAGGAATTCCTCGTAAGAATTTGCCACGTATTTTTGAGCCTTTTTTTACTTCTCGCAAGGGCGGGTTCGGTTTGGGCCTGTTTATTACCCGTCGTATGGTTGAGCGTCATGACGGCTTGATCTTCGCTGAGTCGGAAGCTGGGGACGGCACTCGTATGATTTTGGAATTTCCCGCATATCGACATAAGGATAAGACTGATGCTTCATAA
- a CDS encoding class I SAM-dependent methyltransferase: MRRKCFMPERHKTHCPEERINAKGYGPTSFWLHEPEALIKQLDLYQGMVLLDAGCGAGEYSLLAAQQVGDKGQVIALDTTPLSIEKLAKTSKREGLTNIQGHVCDITGHLPVASRSVDLILLSTVLHIRAVRNRASDIFHEFRRVLRPKGKVAIIECKKEKADFGPPLHSRLAPEEIESMAASSGLQKTSLILFDYTYLLNLA, translated from the coding sequence TTGAGGAGAAAATGCTTTATGCCTGAAAGACATAAGACACATTGTCCCGAGGAACGTATCAATGCCAAAGGATATGGACCAACTAGCTTCTGGCTTCATGAACCGGAAGCATTGATCAAACAGCTCGACCTTTATCAGGGAATGGTCCTGCTGGACGCCGGATGCGGAGCTGGAGAATACTCTCTGCTGGCAGCGCAGCAAGTGGGAGACAAAGGTCAAGTCATCGCTTTGGATACCACCCCCCTTTCCATAGAAAAGCTTGCTAAGACATCCAAAAGAGAAGGTCTGACCAATATCCAAGGTCATGTCTGCGACATAACAGGCCACCTCCCAGTAGCCTCCCGAAGTGTGGACCTGATATTATTAAGCACCGTGCTTCATATTCGCGCAGTACGAAATCGAGCCTCGGACATATTTCACGAATTTCGACGCGTGCTGCGCCCCAAGGGGAAAGTAGCCATTATCGAATGCAAAAAGGAAAAAGCCGACTTTGGCCCTCCCCTGCACTCACGACTTGCTCCAGAAGAAATCGAATCCATGGCGGCCTCAAGCGGTCTGCAAAAGACTTCATTAATCTTGTTCGACTACACATATCTCCTCAACCTGGCATAA
- a CDS encoding cytochrome c family protein has translation MNRLVLSIVAIFFVLSLVSAANAEIFGDYVGYTACADCHAEIVEGWKTTPHAHAFETLKEQGEEKQQVQGCVQCHVVAMDADGGFIDIELTPELKDVQCESCHGPGLAHTESEDPKDIIGKPGEDNCRTCHTEGQDKNFDYSLKSRFVHGKK, from the coding sequence ATGAATCGCCTTGTGCTCAGCATCGTTGCCATTTTCTTTGTCTTGTCGCTGGTTTCGGCTGCCAATGCCGAAATTTTTGGCGATTACGTGGGGTACACAGCGTGTGCGGACTGCCACGCTGAGATCGTGGAGGGGTGGAAGACGACCCCGCATGCGCACGCTTTCGAGACCCTCAAGGAGCAGGGCGAGGAAAAGCAACAGGTGCAGGGATGTGTCCAATGTCACGTGGTGGCAATGGATGCGGACGGCGGCTTCATTGACATTGAACTGACCCCTGAACTCAAGGATGTTCAGTGTGAATCCTGCCATGGTCCGGGGTTGGCTCATACCGAGTCCGAGGACCCCAAGGATATTATCGGGAAGCCCGGTGAGGATAATTGTCGCACCTGTCATACCGAAGGGCAGGACAAGAACTTTGACTACAGTTTGAAATCCCGGTTCGTTCACGGGAAAAAGTAA
- a CDS encoding ComEA family DNA-binding protein, giving the protein MKNIIIALTLLLTIAIASVPAFAGDNDGKLNLNTATVEQLVAIDGIDQPMAEAIIELRTENEEFVDMDELLDVDGIDSTLLRKLSKFLFLEPASSCNC; this is encoded by the coding sequence ATGAAAAATATCATCATCGCATTGACCCTTCTGTTGACCATTGCCATAGCCTCTGTTCCCGCTTTTGCCGGTGACAATGATGGCAAGCTTAATCTTAATACCGCAACCGTGGAGCAGTTGGTTGCCATCGACGGCATTGATCAGCCCATGGCCGAGGCAATTATCGAGTTGCGTACTGAAAATGAAGAGTTCGTGGATATGGATGAATTGCTTGATGTGGACGGCATTGATTCCACCTTATTGCGTAAACTGAGCAAGTTCTTGTTCTTGGAACCTGCATCATCTTGTAACTGTTAG
- a CDS encoding PP2C family protein-serine/threonine phosphatase yields the protein MLFSLGDVSGKGVPAALFMFATQHMLRSLAMQGMPLNAIMKKLNNTLATNNTSAMYVTMVVGRYDLRTGDLEYILAGHQPPLLKHANGTLTNLEGAANFPVGNISNIEFESQMAKLKSGDRLVVFTDGATEAYDGQNNLYGMKRLVSLVREDKGSCCEELLETVFSSVTKFSEDKDMHDDITVLCLHRKE from the coding sequence CTGCTTTTCTCTTTAGGCGATGTGTCCGGAAAAGGTGTGCCAGCAGCCCTGTTCATGTTCGCAACGCAACACATGCTCCGCTCACTGGCCATGCAGGGCATGCCCCTGAACGCCATCATGAAAAAGCTCAACAACACACTTGCGACGAACAACACTTCAGCCATGTACGTCACCATGGTCGTAGGCCGCTACGATCTTCGAACCGGAGACTTGGAATATATTTTGGCAGGCCACCAGCCACCGCTATTAAAACACGCAAACGGGACTCTGACGAATCTGGAAGGCGCAGCCAACTTTCCAGTGGGCAATATCAGTAACATTGAATTTGAAAGCCAAATGGCAAAACTAAAAAGCGGAGACAGATTGGTCGTCTTCACCGATGGAGCGACCGAAGCATACGACGGTCAAAACAACCTTTACGGTATGAAACGCTTGGTGTCGCTGGTACGTGAAGACAAAGGAAGTTGTTGTGAAGAATTGTTAGAGACCGTCTTCTCTTCGGTTACAAAATTCTCCGAAGACAAAGACATGCATGACGATATCACGGTACTCTGTCTCCATCGTAAAGAGTAA
- a CDS encoding BCCT family transporter — MLLYPKRSDRVVDPLKELINIASRYETRRLKKTIIGQTSERGIMSEAGKTDEHRKLNHYTFWPGFILLLAGITLGLSYQEGLAAILSTTMEWIHINFGWLEVSLAIIIVMFTVAIAFSPIGNIRFGGKDAKPEFSFWQWFALSLCGCIGIGILFWAMGEPIFHMMQPPLSLHIEPGSKDAGVFAIAQTTLHWTIAQYCFYTICGVAIALVSFNRDYPLSIAAGMYALFPVKMRPFLSSTVHAICLFSLCCAIATSMGAGLMQIGSGTGTIFDYTPGPWTWAAAAAIIIPIYVLSSYSGLKKGMRILSTGTTRAFFLLMAVVLFVGPTLFILGIGVESFGYFANNFFRNSTLLNTMQISDKWPMQWLVPYMEIFFIFAPLLGHFLARMAKGRTVRQFILVNIIPPTIFCHFWIATFGGTAVYFQWTGLVDVWAGIHQHGMESMVYILLSQFPFSKILMGLFVVTIVFSFATMTDSLVATLAIISTKGVRASEEPPKSLKIIWGLVTGLIAYVLCICGGIEPVRGLISLAAFPMMIFTFAMCISLVKEGMYLLEKPNWLDKDT; from the coding sequence ATGCTGTTATACCCAAAACGTTCCGACAGGGTTGTTGACCCGCTTAAAGAGTTAATCAATATTGCATCGCGGTATGAGACTCGGCGATTAAAAAAAACAATTATCGGACAAACCAGCGAGAGAGGCATTATGTCAGAGGCAGGGAAAACGGATGAACACAGAAAACTCAATCACTATACTTTTTGGCCTGGATTCATACTCTTACTCGCCGGAATTACCTTAGGTCTGTCATATCAAGAAGGTCTCGCGGCAATTTTGAGCACGACGATGGAGTGGATTCATATTAATTTCGGATGGCTGGAAGTTTCTTTGGCCATCATTATTGTGATGTTTACCGTGGCGATCGCTTTTTCTCCTATTGGAAATATTAGGTTTGGAGGTAAGGATGCCAAGCCCGAGTTTTCCTTCTGGCAGTGGTTTGCTCTCTCTCTTTGTGGCTGTATCGGGATCGGAATACTTTTTTGGGCAATGGGAGAGCCAATTTTTCATATGATGCAACCGCCATTGAGTTTGCATATTGAACCCGGATCAAAGGATGCCGGAGTCTTTGCCATAGCTCAAACAACGCTGCATTGGACTATCGCGCAATACTGTTTTTATACCATCTGCGGAGTAGCTATTGCCCTGGTAAGTTTTAACCGTGACTATCCACTCTCAATAGCTGCTGGCATGTATGCCCTGTTCCCTGTGAAAATGCGTCCGTTTTTGTCTTCCACTGTTCACGCGATCTGTCTTTTTTCTCTTTGCTGTGCAATTGCTACCAGCATGGGGGCCGGCCTTATGCAGATAGGCAGCGGAACAGGAACTATTTTTGATTATACTCCAGGTCCTTGGACCTGGGCCGCTGCTGCAGCGATCATTATTCCAATTTACGTATTGTCGTCCTATTCCGGTCTAAAGAAGGGCATGCGTATCCTTTCCACGGGAACCACAAGAGCGTTTTTCCTGCTTATGGCAGTTGTCCTTTTTGTGGGACCTACGCTGTTCATTCTTGGGATTGGCGTTGAATCCTTTGGGTATTTTGCAAATAATTTTTTCCGCAATAGCACCTTACTCAACACCATGCAGATAAGTGACAAGTGGCCCATGCAGTGGCTTGTTCCATATATGGAGATCTTTTTTATTTTTGCTCCGCTATTGGGACATTTTCTGGCTCGTATGGCTAAGGGAAGAACTGTTCGTCAGTTTATTCTGGTCAATATCATCCCTCCGACAATCTTTTGTCACTTTTGGATCGCGACGTTTGGTGGAACAGCCGTGTATTTTCAATGGACAGGCTTAGTCGATGTCTGGGCTGGCATACATCAGCATGGGATGGAATCGATGGTATACATCCTTCTTTCCCAGTTCCCCTTCAGCAAGATTTTGATGGGACTCTTTGTCGTCACGATTGTATTTTCATTTGCCACAATGACTGATTCATTAGTCGCAACACTGGCAATTATATCGACCAAAGGTGTTCGGGCAAGTGAGGAACCTCCCAAGAGTTTGAAGATTATCTGGGGTTTAGTTACCGGACTTATCGCTTATGTGTTGTGTATATGCGGCGGAATTGAACCTGTCCGAGGGCTGATATCACTTGCAGCATTCCCCATGATGATATTTACGTTCGCCATGTGCATTTCCCTTGTAAAGGAGGGTATGTATTTATTGGAAAAACCAAATTGGCTAGACAAAGATACATAA
- a CDS encoding putative sulfate exporter family transporter, whose translation MNTSSATLNYDLNRKSWFSSLYSLKEVLPGLLAMFFVAIFSNNLAGVPNPFTLQNLFAWLDGVIGPLNHQPFFQILNSNFVWNPLLLGLLIGNIFGVPDSWKRGLSYIHMLMPLGIIMLAPHFMIGHAFKIGLIPILICTGSLFVTASVTLGVSRLLKLDDRHGSIIAGGLSTGDPHVCAILMPLIKAKGGQVVNAFVCVIVFGLIAMQLLPVLGDLVGIPAKYFGLASVVGVGNGTQGLYAAFGNSYEAGRWASWFDVGRHVIMPAGFLYVFIVMFIRKLRNRNNEEVRATRGIKTFPLWLGVFIFFWVLACLHVFKEPAHHAIFEMVKWDFSLAAGALGLSLSFRDIGEHGFKGFLVTCIAGFIRIALLLAVILLCVKTGLLPA comes from the coding sequence ATGAATACTTCGAGTGCAACATTGAACTACGATCTGAACAGGAAATCCTGGTTCAGTTCGCTTTACAGCCTCAAGGAAGTGCTGCCCGGTCTGCTGGCAATGTTCTTTGTCGCCATCTTCAGTAACAATTTGGCGGGCGTGCCGAATCCGTTCACGCTCCAGAATCTGTTTGCATGGCTTGACGGAGTTATCGGTCCGCTGAACCATCAGCCTTTTTTTCAGATACTGAACTCCAACTTCGTCTGGAATCCGCTGCTGCTTGGTTTGCTTATTGGGAACATCTTTGGTGTGCCGGATAGTTGGAAACGCGGTCTGTCCTACATTCATATGTTGATGCCGTTGGGTATCATCATGCTGGCCCCTCATTTCATGATCGGTCATGCTTTCAAGATAGGCCTGATCCCCATCTTGATTTGCACCGGTTCCCTGTTTGTCACGGCCTCTGTGACATTGGGGGTCTCCCGACTGCTCAAGTTGGATGACCGGCATGGTTCCATTATCGCGGGTGGCCTGTCCACTGGCGACCCCCATGTCTGTGCCATTCTCATGCCGCTGATCAAGGCCAAGGGTGGTCAGGTCGTCAATGCCTTTGTCTGTGTCATTGTCTTTGGCCTAATTGCCATGCAGCTTCTGCCAGTTCTGGGTGATCTGGTCGGTATTCCGGCCAAGTATTTTGGGCTGGCATCCGTTGTCGGTGTCGGTAACGGCACACAAGGCCTTTATGCCGCCTTTGGCAACAGTTACGAGGCTGGGCGTTGGGCAAGCTGGTTTGATGTTGGCCGCCATGTGATTATGCCCGCTGGTTTTCTGTATGTGTTCATCGTCATGTTCATTCGCAAATTGCGGAACAGGAATAATGAGGAAGTCCGTGCCACCCGTGGCATCAAGACTTTCCCGTTGTGGCTTGGCGTGTTCATTTTCTTCTGGGTGCTGGCCTGCCTGCATGTCTTTAAGGAGCCTGCACATCATGCCATTTTTGAAATGGTCAAGTGGGATTTCTCGCTGGCAGCGGGTGCTCTTGGGCTTTCCCTTTCCTTCCGTGACATAGGTGAGCATGGCTTCAAAGGATTTTTGGTCACCTGTATTGCCGGATTCATTCGTATCGCGCTGTTGTTGGCAGTGATCCTGCTTTGCGTCAAAACCGGCCTGCTTCCGGCCTAA
- the proC gene encoding pyrroline-5-carboxylate reductase, with the protein MNIGFIGTGNMGGAIIRTLSEVENLTVYGLNQTRKKLEELAKETGLVPCDSIEELTTKSDFIVLAVKPQQVKGIWSKMVPALTKDKCLVSIAAGLTLNSLKTSVHNICPVIRVMPNTPVLIKEGVTAICLDDETISEPQKAFIQTIFQNSGDVHILAEDQFDVFTALIGSGPAFIFYLIETMIESGVELGLHRDISSSMVKKLFSGSSLMAEHSKEHVSMLKEMSIAPAGTTIAALTHFERTALRGNIMDAIRMAYNRSVELG; encoded by the coding sequence ATGAATATCGGTTTTATCGGGACAGGCAACATGGGAGGGGCCATTATCAGAACGCTTTCTGAAGTGGAGAACCTTACAGTGTATGGATTGAACCAAACCAGAAAAAAACTGGAAGAATTGGCGAAAGAAACCGGCCTTGTTCCTTGTGATTCCATTGAAGAATTAACCACAAAATCAGATTTTATTGTTCTGGCGGTCAAACCGCAGCAGGTAAAGGGGATATGGTCTAAGATGGTCCCGGCTTTAACGAAAGACAAATGCTTGGTGTCGATCGCAGCCGGCTTGACGTTAAATTCATTAAAAACCAGTGTTCACAATATTTGTCCGGTCATTCGAGTTATGCCAAACACTCCGGTTTTGATCAAAGAAGGAGTAACCGCTATTTGTCTGGATGATGAAACCATTTCAGAGCCACAAAAAGCATTTATTCAAACCATTTTCCAAAACTCAGGCGACGTACACATCTTGGCTGAAGATCAATTCGATGTGTTTACAGCGCTCATTGGATCCGGGCCAGCTTTTATCTTTTACCTCATTGAAACCATGATCGAATCAGGAGTGGAGTTGGGGTTGCACCGGGACATCTCGTCAAGCATGGTCAAAAAACTTTTCAGTGGGTCCAGTCTTATGGCGGAACACTCAAAAGAACATGTCAGCATGCTCAAGGAGATGTCGATTGCTCCCGCCGGAACAACAATTGCTGCCTTAACGCATTTTGAAAGAACTGCCCTGCGCGGAAATATCATGGATGCAATCCGCATGGCCTATAACCGCAGCGTAGAATTGGGCTAA